Proteins found in one Anaerolineae bacterium genomic segment:
- a CDS encoding radical SAM protein — protein sequence MAERAFAPAYLALLQSGELKERVEEAYRRLAHCELCPRACGVNRLEGQLGSCRTGARAIVASYHAHFGEEAPLVGYGGSGTIFFSNCNLRCVYCQNYDISQGGMGRPVEPTALAAMMLDLQEAGCHNINFVSPTHVVPQILAGVLIAAQAGLRLPLVYNTGGYDALESLALLDGVIDIYMPDMKYADAEIGRRYSGIPDYPERNQAAVLEMHRQVGDLVLDERGIALRGLLIRHLVLPGGLAGTREIMRFIAERVSRDTYVNVMDQYRPCYR from the coding sequence ATGGCGGAGAGGGCCTTTGCGCCGGCCTATCTGGCGCTCCTGCAAAGCGGGGAGCTGAAAGAGCGGGTGGAGGAAGCCTACCGCCGGCTGGCCCACTGCGAGCTGTGTCCCCGCGCCTGCGGCGTCAACCGGCTGGAGGGACAGCTCGGCTCCTGCCGCACCGGCGCACGCGCCATCGTCGCCAGCTACCACGCCCATTTCGGCGAGGAGGCCCCACTGGTCGGGTACGGCGGGTCGGGCACCATCTTCTTCTCGAACTGCAACCTGCGCTGTGTCTACTGTCAGAACTATGACATCAGCCAGGGGGGCATGGGGAGACCGGTCGAACCGACCGCGCTGGCGGCCATGATGCTGGACCTGCAGGAGGCCGGCTGTCACAATATCAATTTCGTCTCCCCGACGCACGTGGTGCCGCAGATACTGGCTGGCGTGCTCATCGCCGCCCAGGCCGGCCTGCGCCTGCCCCTGGTCTACAACACGGGCGGCTATGACGCGCTCGAGTCGCTGGCACTCCTGGACGGGGTCATTGATATCTACATGCCGGACATGAAATACGCTGATGCGGAGATCGGCCGGCGGTATTCGGGCATACCCGATTATCCGGAGCGCAACCAGGCGGCGGTCCTGGAGATGCATCGCCAGGTGGGCGACTTGGTGCTGGATGAGCGGGGCATTGCCCTGCGCGGCCTGCTGATCCGCCATCTGGTACTGCCGGGCGGGCTGGCCGGCACGCGGGAGATCATGCGCTTTATTGCCGAGCGCGTTTCCCGGGATACCTATGTGAACGTGATGGACCAGTACCGCCCGTGCTACCGC
- a CDS encoding tetratricopeptide repeat protein encodes MSSEKDRERAERRPGRRRSKEEIRQEVAELVNRGAGLLHAGLPAQAIPLLERALELDPDNVSAAINLGGAYILAGEHRRAVPILERACELEPDNPMVWTNLGAAYLDRPPFMTEEGERKAIAAFQRALELNPAAPHVSYNLGLIYKDRGELETAIEHFANAIKANPLDRDAWYWSDHLREELRRRREQEDNPSAPEGSAEE; translated from the coding sequence ATGAGCAGTGAGAAGGATAGGGAGCGTGCCGAGCGCCGGCCAGGACGCCGGCGCTCCAAAGAAGAGATCCGCCAGGAGGTAGCGGAGTTGGTCAATCGCGGGGCGGGGCTTCTGCACGCCGGCCTGCCGGCCCAGGCCATTCCCCTGCTGGAGCGCGCTCTGGAGCTGGACCCGGACAACGTCAGCGCGGCCATCAACCTGGGGGGCGCCTACATCCTGGCCGGCGAACACCGCCGCGCCGTGCCGATCCTGGAGCGCGCCTGCGAGCTGGAGCCGGACAATCCCATGGTGTGGACCAATCTGGGCGCCGCCTACCTGGACCGTCCGCCTTTCATGACCGAGGAGGGGGAGCGCAAGGCCATCGCCGCCTTCCAGCGCGCGCTGGAGCTGAACCCGGCCGCCCCTCATGTCAGCTATAACCTGGGGCTGATTTACAAAGACCGCGGGGAGCTGGAGACCGCCATCGAGCATTTCGCCAACGCCATCAAGGCCAATCCGCTGGACCGGGATGCCTGGTATTGGTCGGACCATCTGCGGGAGGAACTGCGCCGGCGCCGGGAACAGGAGGATAATCCTTCTGCCCCGGAGGGCAGTGCGGAGGAGTAG